Proteins found in one Aneurinibacillus uraniidurans genomic segment:
- a CDS encoding DNA-3-methyladenine glycosylase: MKLDRDFYNRDAVTVARELLGKRVVHQESGICRAGIIVETEAYMGVDDKGAHSYGGRRTPRNEVMYGPPGYSYVYIIYGMYNCLNAVVNEAGTPQGVLIRALEPMEGIDAMAEARFGRTGPLTRREMYNLTNGPGKLCVALGLTRAHNGLDLLGDELFITEPLVPLAPFEVNTGPRINIDYAEEAVHYPWRFTIKDNPYLSRK; encoded by the coding sequence TTGAAGCTGGACCGTGATTTTTATAACCGTGATGCTGTAACCGTAGCCAGGGAACTGCTTGGCAAGCGGGTAGTCCATCAAGAGAGTGGCATATGTCGAGCCGGTATTATTGTGGAAACCGAAGCGTATATGGGCGTGGATGACAAAGGAGCGCATTCATACGGCGGCAGACGGACACCGCGCAATGAAGTGATGTACGGGCCACCGGGGTATTCGTATGTCTATATCATCTACGGCATGTATAACTGTCTGAATGCAGTAGTGAATGAAGCGGGGACACCGCAGGGTGTGCTCATTCGAGCACTCGAGCCGATGGAAGGAATTGACGCCATGGCAGAAGCGCGATTTGGGAGAACGGGTCCGCTTACACGCCGGGAGATGTACAATTTGACAAATGGTCCAGGGAAGCTGTGTGTAGCTCTTGGCTTGACACGGGCGCACAACGGCCTTGATTTGCTTGGAGATGAGCTGTTTATTACCGAGCCACTTGTTCCGCTTGCTCCGTTTGAAGTGAATACTGGACCGCGTATTAATATTGATTATGCAGAAGAAGCCGTTCATTATCCGTGGCGGTTCACGATTAAGGACAATCCGTATTTGTCGCGAAAATAG
- a CDS encoding 5-bromo-4-chloroindolyl phosphate hydrolysis family protein, with protein sequence MKSLLSVMRTLAGLVIGGISLLVLLLVFRVPLFLLILFTAGSLIVWAAARPSFGRVSIPDGVEISRSDRKYIKQNLRDARRKLKQIRYFQFRLRSFTMWQKISHLYKLARQIIQVVEQQPHKFHQARSFFSAYLDSTLHVLDKYTFLMSQPIRNAEMKETLHKTEQMLNDITAALEQELLQVLSDDVMNLDIELETLRKSIGTARGKTMDMPYTPVSEQEKVYEHEESKR encoded by the coding sequence ATGAAATCGTTACTGTCTGTTATGCGCACACTGGCAGGTCTTGTTATTGGTGGAATTAGTCTGCTTGTGCTGCTTCTTGTCTTCCGTGTCCCTTTGTTTTTACTAATACTGTTTACGGCAGGCTCACTCATTGTATGGGCTGCAGCCCGTCCCAGTTTCGGGCGTGTTTCTATTCCAGATGGGGTAGAAATCAGTCGTTCCGACCGCAAATATATCAAACAAAATCTGCGTGACGCACGCCGTAAGCTTAAGCAGATTCGCTACTTCCAGTTCCGTCTTCGTTCGTTTACGATGTGGCAGAAAATATCGCATCTGTATAAGCTGGCTCGTCAGATTATACAAGTTGTTGAACAGCAGCCGCATAAATTCCATCAGGCTCGTAGCTTTTTTTCAGCTTATTTGGACTCTACCTTGCATGTGCTTGATAAATACACGTTTCTGATGAGCCAGCCGATTCGGAATGCAGAGATGAAAGAGACGCTTCACAAGACTGAGCAAATGCTTAATGATATTACAGCTGCGCTGGAACAAGAGCTGCTGCAGGTGCTCTCGGATGATGTGATGAATCTCGATATTGAACTGGAAACCTTACGCAAGTCGATTGGCACAGCCAGAGGTAAGACGATGGACATGCCCTATACGCCTGTGTCTGAACAAGAAAAGGTGTACGAGCATGAGGAGTCAAAACGATGA
- a CDS encoding ribonuclease Z, whose protein sequence is MFDVALLGCGGTMPLPNRWLTALLASYNGKMVLIDCGEGTQVTMKMLGWGFKTIEAICFTHYHADHVAGIPGLLFAIANAGRTEPLTLIGPSGLAPVIAGVTVIAPHLPYELKLVELAAEEMNSVHRIGDFIVRTVPVQHTVPCVSYSLEVERGRKFDARKASELDLPVVYWGRLQKGEDVTVDGRTYTPGMVLGPPRKGLKVCYSTDTRPVPQLLEFIQGADLFIGEGMYGDDESLPKAEEHGHMLFSEAATLARDGGVKELWLTHYSPSLHNPKDYLEHAVAIFPHTQLGYDRLTTSLRFAP, encoded by the coding sequence ATGTTTGATGTAGCTTTGCTCGGATGCGGAGGTACGATGCCGCTGCCGAATAGGTGGCTGACTGCACTGCTTGCATCGTATAACGGCAAAATGGTGCTCATTGACTGCGGAGAGGGCACACAGGTAACGATGAAGATGCTCGGCTGGGGGTTTAAAACGATTGAAGCAATCTGCTTCACGCATTACCATGCGGATCATGTAGCAGGGATCCCGGGTTTGTTGTTTGCGATTGCAAATGCGGGGCGGACAGAGCCGCTCACGCTGATTGGTCCATCGGGACTTGCTCCTGTCATTGCGGGTGTTACCGTAATCGCACCGCACCTTCCATACGAATTGAAGCTGGTTGAGCTTGCGGCAGAAGAAATGAACTCGGTTCATCGAATCGGGGATTTTATTGTGCGTACTGTGCCGGTGCAGCATACTGTGCCGTGTGTAAGCTACAGTCTAGAAGTGGAGCGAGGACGTAAGTTTGATGCCCGCAAAGCATCGGAACTTGATCTGCCGGTCGTCTACTGGGGACGCCTGCAGAAAGGTGAGGATGTAACGGTTGATGGACGCACTTATACGCCAGGCATGGTGCTCGGACCACCGCGCAAAGGGTTAAAAGTGTGTTATAGTACCGATACGCGTCCAGTGCCGCAGCTTTTGGAGTTTATTCAAGGTGCTGATCTGTTTATCGGGGAAGGTATGTATGGAGACGATGAGAGTCTTCCAAAGGCGGAGGAACACGGCCATATGCTGTTCTCGGAAGCCGCTACTCTGGCGCGGGATGGCGGCGTAAAAGAGCTATGGCTGACGCATTACAGTCCATCGTTACATAACCCTAAGGATTATCTTGAGCATGCAGTAGCGATCTTCCCACACACCCAGCTTGGCTATGACAGACTGACAACATCATTACGTTTTGCTCCGTAA
- a CDS encoding APC family permease: MNMTENQLRKEIGFTVAVSLVIGTVIGSGVFMKPGIVITSAGGSTMALWAWVLGGIITLAGGLTVAEISSQIPKTGGLYVYLEEVYGKVWGFLSGWVQAIVYGPAIIAALGLYFGMLFVNLFGMSEQWQMWVGLGAVVFLGTVNSIGTKYGGWVQTISTIGKLIPIALIIIFGLWKGNNNVLGIASGVTNVEISMGAAILATLFAYDGWMLVGFVAGEMKNPEKMLPRAIITGLSVVTAIYLLVNVAMLHVLPADKIVGLGPNAAGTAASTLFGSIGGKLISVGILVSIFGCLNGKILTFPRVVYAMAERGQLPASRLLSSVHPNFGTPFYATASQIILAIVMMIISNPDRLSDIAIFAVYLFYIQTFFAVFILRKRNSGIKRVYSVPLYPIIPIVAIIGSGFVVVSTIIDKPFDSLIAIGIAVIGLPVFWLLERRS; encoded by the coding sequence ATGAATATGACAGAAAATCAGCTGCGGAAGGAAATTGGCTTTACAGTAGCAGTTTCTCTTGTAATTGGTACGGTAATTGGTTCAGGCGTATTTATGAAACCTGGTATTGTTATCACATCAGCAGGTGGCTCAACGATGGCGTTGTGGGCATGGGTGCTTGGTGGTATTATCACACTTGCCGGTGGACTGACAGTGGCAGAGATTAGCTCGCAGATTCCGAAGACAGGTGGTTTGTATGTATACCTGGAAGAAGTGTACGGGAAAGTATGGGGCTTCTTAAGTGGCTGGGTACAGGCAATTGTATATGGGCCAGCGATTATTGCGGCACTGGGCTTGTACTTTGGTATGCTATTTGTAAACTTGTTTGGAATGAGTGAGCAGTGGCAAATGTGGGTTGGGCTTGGTGCGGTTGTTTTTCTAGGTACAGTAAATAGTATTGGAACTAAATATGGCGGCTGGGTACAAACGATTTCTACCATTGGCAAGCTTATTCCGATTGCACTTATTATTATTTTTGGTTTGTGGAAAGGTAACAATAACGTACTTGGTATAGCTAGTGGAGTTACAAACGTGGAGATCAGCATGGGAGCAGCGATTCTTGCGACCTTGTTTGCGTATGATGGCTGGATGCTGGTTGGCTTTGTAGCAGGTGAGATGAAAAATCCAGAAAAAATGCTGCCGCGTGCCATTATTACAGGTCTGTCGGTTGTAACGGCTATTTACTTGCTGGTAAATGTAGCGATGCTGCATGTACTTCCAGCAGACAAGATTGTAGGATTGGGACCAAATGCTGCTGGAACAGCTGCTTCGACCTTGTTTGGTAGCATAGGGGGGAAACTGATTAGTGTAGGGATTCTAGTATCTATTTTTGGATGCTTGAATGGTAAAATTTTGACGTTTCCACGTGTAGTGTATGCAATGGCTGAACGAGGACAACTTCCGGCTTCTCGATTATTGTCTAGTGTTCATCCTAACTTTGGTACGCCATTTTATGCGACAGCTTCTCAGATCATTCTCGCCATTGTTATGATGATCATTAGTAATCCAGATCGTCTTTCGGATATCGCGATTTTTGCTGTGTATCTTTTCTATATTCAGACATTTTTCGCTGTCTTCATTTTGCGCAAGCGCAATTCAGGTATAAAGCGCGTGTATAGCGTGCCTTTGTATCCGATTATTCCGATTGTAGCTATCATCGGTTCTGGCTTTGTAGTAGTCAGTACAATTATAGACAAACCGTTCGATAGTCTGATTGCTATAGGAATTGCGGTAATAGGGTTACCTGTTTTTTGGTTACTTGAACGTCGTAGTTAA
- a CDS encoding toxic anion resistance protein, producing MREERASSRSGALRPEQIRQVQELVTRIRMENPQALLQFGVSVQGQLARLADQMLGYVRERNTPEQISVLLYDLVSRLEEANPDALLNGARGFWSRLFGTSPRKVLEKKLAHYQCIGSEVEQLADILERLRHQMLRDLTMLDMMYQKYEVQYSEMDVYIAAVRQKRIEVDKQLLPMLEQRLASSEDVMDAQAVTDARSFSDRLVARENDLLVSQTIALQALPQIRLIQENHRILIDKIQSSILLAIPLWKNQMMALLTLCRQQTAQEAAGEALQRAADACKQTSVGLTSIVEEALMLEKDGREARIRAEKKLAAGEVHSS from the coding sequence ATGAGAGAAGAACGAGCAAGCAGCCGGTCTGGAGCGCTGAGGCCGGAACAGATAAGACAGGTGCAAGAGTTGGTCACGCGCATTCGGATGGAGAATCCACAAGCGTTGCTTCAGTTCGGAGTCAGTGTACAGGGACAGCTTGCCCGTCTGGCCGATCAGATGCTCGGGTATGTGCGGGAACGTAATACACCTGAACAGATTAGTGTCTTGCTGTATGATCTGGTCAGCCGCCTCGAAGAAGCGAATCCAGATGCTCTGTTGAACGGAGCGCGGGGTTTCTGGTCGCGTCTATTTGGAACTTCACCCAGGAAAGTACTGGAGAAGAAACTGGCTCATTACCAGTGCATCGGTAGTGAGGTGGAGCAGCTTGCCGATATTTTGGAACGGCTGCGGCATCAGATGCTTCGTGATCTGACAATGCTGGATATGATGTATCAAAAATACGAAGTGCAGTACAGCGAAATGGATGTATATATCGCCGCAGTTCGGCAGAAACGAATAGAAGTGGACAAGCAACTGCTTCCGATGCTGGAGCAACGACTTGCCTCCTCAGAAGATGTCATGGACGCACAGGCAGTCACAGATGCTCGTAGCTTCTCGGATCGTTTGGTAGCCAGGGAAAATGATCTTCTTGTAAGTCAGACGATTGCGTTACAGGCGCTTCCGCAAATCCGATTGATTCAGGAGAATCACCGTATTTTAATTGATAAAATTCAGTCGTCGATTTTGCTTGCGATTCCATTGTGGAAAAATCAAATGATGGCGCTTCTGACCTTGTGCCGCCAGCAGACGGCGCAGGAGGCGGCAGGAGAAGCACTGCAACGGGCTGCAGATGCATGTAAGCAGACAAGCGTGGGGTTAACTTCTATCGTGGAAGAAGCCTTGATGCTGGAGAAGGACGGGCGGGAAGCTCGTATCAGAGCAGAGAAGAAACTCGCGGCCGGAGAGGTACATTCATCATAA
- a CDS encoding enoyl-CoA hydratase yields the protein MANTETADYQHVLFETEGSIAYVTMNRPTKRNALSLEHMQELINVFENISHDQKIAAVILKGSGPAFCAGHDLSEMPNQSPVFYRHLFEVCTKLMETIQSIPQPVIAQVHGIATAAGCQLVATCDLAVAEENAKFATPGVKIGLFCSTPMVALTRAVGRKKAMEMLLTGEALNAEEALLAGLINHAVPAEDLENKTKALAQKIAAASTFTVGIGKQAFYKQIEMPQPLAYSYAKEVMSLNATAADAEEGICAFLEKRPPSWKGC from the coding sequence ATGGCTAATACAGAAACAGCTGACTACCAGCATGTTCTTTTTGAAACAGAAGGTTCGATTGCCTATGTAACGATGAATCGTCCGACGAAACGTAATGCACTGTCGCTTGAACATATGCAGGAACTAATTAATGTATTTGAAAACATAAGCCACGATCAAAAAATCGCCGCTGTTATTTTAAAAGGAAGCGGTCCTGCTTTTTGTGCCGGGCATGATTTGAGCGAGATGCCGAATCAAAGCCCTGTATTTTATCGCCATCTGTTTGAAGTATGTACTAAACTGATGGAAACCATTCAATCCATTCCCCAGCCTGTTATCGCCCAAGTACATGGCATTGCTACAGCCGCAGGATGTCAGCTAGTAGCAACGTGTGATCTTGCTGTGGCAGAAGAGAATGCGAAATTTGCTACACCAGGCGTGAAAATCGGGCTATTTTGCTCGACTCCAATGGTAGCACTAACAAGAGCGGTTGGACGAAAAAAGGCGATGGAAATGCTTCTGACAGGTGAAGCTCTGAACGCAGAAGAAGCATTGCTTGCCGGGCTGATCAACCACGCAGTACCTGCAGAAGACCTTGAAAATAAAACCAAAGCACTAGCGCAAAAAATTGCCGCAGCCAGCACATTTACTGTGGGAATTGGTAAACAGGCGTTCTATAAACAGATTGAGATGCCCCAGCCACTTGCATACTCGTACGCAAAAGAAGTCATGAGCTTGAATGCCACAGCCGCTGATGCGGAAGAAGGAATTTGTGCGTTTCTTGAGAAGCGCCCACCGAGTTGGAAGGGATGCTAA
- the putP gene encoding sodium/proline symporter PutP — translation MTLLLSSIVVYMVGMLLIGWYAYKRTSDLSDYMLGGRTLGPAVTALSAGASDMSGWLMLGLPGAMFSKGLSSSWIVIGLTLGAYANWLYVAPRLRTYTEVAGNSITIPEFLANRFGDKSNMLRLISGLVIMVFFTFYVSSGLVSGGVLFENTFGMSYHTGLWIIAGVTVAYTLFGGFLAVSWTDFVQGLIMVIALILVPTVTILYTGGLSDTFSTIHSINPQLLNIFQGTGFISIISLFAWGLGYFGQPHIIVRFMAISSVKEIKKARRIGMGWMLFSVIGAMFTGLIGIAFFSKQSITLADPETVFIQLGKILFHPIITGFLLAAILAAIMSTVASQLLVTSSSLTEDIYKTFFRRQATDKELMLIGRLSVLLVSVIAAIIAFNRNDTILNLVGYAWAGFGSSFGPVILLSLYWKRMNRWGALAGMIAGAATVIVWTNVPMFTATKLYEMIPGFAMGLLAIVLVSLLTTKPTANIESEFEQVRQVL, via the coding sequence ATCACATTGTTATTATCCTCAATTGTCGTTTATATGGTCGGAATGCTGCTGATTGGTTGGTATGCGTATAAGCGCACTTCCGATCTGTCAGACTACATGCTTGGCGGTCGTACACTCGGACCAGCTGTTACCGCTTTGAGTGCTGGTGCCTCTGATATGAGCGGCTGGCTTATGCTTGGTCTGCCAGGTGCGATGTTTTCTAAAGGGCTTAGTTCATCCTGGATTGTGATCGGACTCACGCTTGGTGCCTATGCCAACTGGCTGTATGTCGCACCACGTCTCCGTACGTATACAGAAGTGGCAGGCAACTCTATTACCATACCGGAATTTCTGGCAAACCGTTTTGGTGACAAATCCAACATGCTGCGATTAATTTCCGGTCTTGTTATTATGGTCTTTTTTACGTTTTACGTATCATCTGGTCTTGTATCTGGCGGAGTCTTGTTCGAGAACACCTTCGGCATGAGTTATCATACAGGCTTATGGATTATCGCTGGTGTTACCGTGGCCTATACGCTATTCGGAGGCTTTCTTGCGGTTAGCTGGACAGACTTCGTACAGGGCTTAATTATGGTAATTGCTCTTATCCTTGTTCCAACGGTTACAATTCTTTACACAGGTGGCTTGAGCGATACCTTCTCAACCATTCATTCCATTAATCCACAGCTCTTAAACATATTCCAGGGTACAGGATTTATCAGCATCATCTCTCTGTTCGCCTGGGGGCTTGGATATTTTGGACAACCGCACATTATCGTGCGCTTTATGGCCATCTCATCTGTAAAAGAAATTAAAAAAGCCCGCCGAATCGGCATGGGCTGGATGCTTTTCTCTGTTATTGGTGCGATGTTCACAGGTTTGATCGGGATTGCCTTCTTCTCTAAACAAAGCATTACGCTCGCAGACCCGGAAACTGTATTTATTCAACTCGGAAAAATTTTGTTCCACCCGATTATTACTGGCTTCTTGCTCGCTGCTATTCTTGCAGCGATTATGAGCACGGTAGCCTCACAGCTTCTCGTAACATCGAGCTCGCTAACAGAGGATATTTACAAGACTTTCTTCCGCCGACAAGCAACCGATAAGGAATTGATGCTTATAGGCCGATTGTCTGTACTACTTGTATCTGTTATCGCAGCAATTATCGCTTTCAATCGCAACGATACCATTCTAAACCTGGTTGGCTATGCCTGGGCAGGCTTTGGCTCTTCATTTGGTCCGGTTATTCTATTAAGTCTCTACTGGAAACGCATGAACCGTTGGGGTGCTCTCGCCGGAATGATTGCCGGGGCAGCTACTGTGATTGTTTGGACAAATGTTCCGATGTTTACGGCCACTAAACTGTACGAAATGATCCCAGGCTTTGCAATGGGTCTGCTGGCGATTGTACTCGTTAGTCTCCTTACGACTAAGCCGACTGCAAACATCGAATCTGAATTTGAGCAAGTACGTCAGGTACTATAA
- a CDS encoding TcaA NTF2-like domain-containing protein yields the protein MNCEQCGQPLQSSDAFCRNCGHSLPQQVEPALQEIATAQAEVEPIPAPVSSEQKTRKIILLITGIIALLCIAYFSARAFLLGPTTPEAAQEQFVEALHTRNMDKLAALIDPNEKQLTDPKTLAAFKASLTPEILNKYQKTLQESTLKASEKGGRQSDFAAYGDSWLSLLKKKSFLGTSWSVHINPVAVKVKKVTDTNLKVKVGDISADGESLGLFWPSIYTYEAEASNPYATTKTKDKIDLLTLLEQKADTDTYEVDPTPLFKQMRITFPDTGSEITDLSVTINGKALNQKSGQLLLLPAPDKADFDVKMKVAGQNVERKFTVIPQQQEEINLNDVTNEANEEVLAIQNQVYTTLDEYIRYRIDAINYNNFSQIATYLVPNTKLFATEKEIVDTYSAKGISESLLNYNITNIQAVNKNTYTADVYKKLQYNYVDGTSEVKDFSFRFTMTYNNGTVLLTDRVDLKK from the coding sequence ATGAATTGTGAACAATGTGGGCAGCCACTTCAATCAAGTGATGCTTTCTGTCGAAACTGCGGGCATTCTCTTCCACAACAGGTGGAGCCTGCTCTACAGGAAATAGCCACTGCCCAAGCTGAGGTCGAGCCTATTCCTGCTCCTGTATCTTCTGAACAAAAAACAAGAAAAATAATTTTGCTTATTACAGGTATCATTGCCCTACTATGCATCGCTTATTTTAGTGCACGGGCCTTTTTGCTTGGTCCTACTACTCCAGAAGCCGCTCAGGAACAGTTTGTCGAAGCACTGCACACACGGAATATGGATAAACTCGCAGCGCTGATTGACCCGAATGAAAAACAGTTGACCGATCCAAAAACACTTGCTGCCTTTAAGGCCTCTCTAACACCTGAAATCTTAAATAAATACCAAAAAACCCTCCAGGAAAGTACATTGAAAGCTTCTGAAAAAGGGGGAAGGCAAAGTGACTTCGCCGCATACGGGGACTCCTGGCTCAGCCTCCTGAAGAAAAAAAGCTTCCTTGGCACAAGCTGGAGTGTGCACATTAATCCGGTTGCTGTTAAGGTTAAAAAAGTAACGGATACAAATCTGAAAGTAAAAGTCGGAGATATATCAGCAGATGGCGAAAGCCTCGGCTTATTCTGGCCATCTATTTATACATATGAAGCGGAAGCATCCAATCCATATGCTACAACAAAAACGAAAGATAAAATTGATCTTCTCACTCTTCTAGAACAGAAGGCAGATACCGATACATATGAAGTCGATCCGACGCCTTTATTCAAGCAAATGCGGATTACTTTCCCGGACACAGGAAGCGAGATTACGGATCTGAGTGTCACCATAAACGGAAAAGCACTGAACCAAAAATCAGGGCAGTTACTACTACTTCCTGCTCCTGATAAAGCAGACTTTGATGTGAAAATGAAAGTAGCCGGCCAAAACGTAGAACGTAAATTTACGGTTATTCCTCAACAACAGGAAGAAATTAATCTTAATGATGTTACAAATGAAGCAAATGAAGAAGTATTAGCCATTCAGAATCAAGTATACACTACACTAGATGAATACATTCGATACCGTATTGATGCTATTAACTACAATAATTTCTCGCAAATCGCCACCTACCTAGTTCCTAATACAAAACTATTTGCCACTGAGAAAGAAATTGTGGATACGTACAGTGCAAAAGGGATCTCAGAGTCGCTACTTAACTACAACATCACGAACATTCAGGCTGTCAATAAAAATACGTACACCGCAGACGTGTATAAAAAGCTCCAGTACAACTATGTAGACGGCACAAGCGAAGTAAAAGACTTCTCTTTCCGCTTCACCATGACATATAACAATGGAACCGTACTACTTACGGATCGTGTCGACTTAAAAAAATAA
- a CDS encoding zinc ribbon domain-containing protein — translation MSDLQHKLGDSLTKIKGGINQGKQKLQAVQESSELRKKVNESLSKKAEILLKIGQEAHFLFRQGELENTEIQKLSESLIEIDRVLFETVKKIEDLNQNTQTFVCECGAHLSSHDKFCGSCGRKIILPTIESSGETTTCDTCENLVPIEDSYCGCCGTKVQR, via the coding sequence GTGTCAGATTTACAACACAAGTTAGGGGACAGTCTTACAAAGATAAAAGGAGGCATTAATCAAGGAAAACAAAAACTGCAAGCTGTACAAGAAAGCAGCGAGCTGCGTAAAAAAGTCAATGAATCGCTTTCTAAAAAAGCTGAAATTTTGCTAAAAATTGGACAAGAGGCTCATTTCTTATTTCGCCAGGGAGAGCTTGAAAACACAGAAATTCAAAAATTATCCGAATCACTTATCGAGATCGATCGAGTGCTGTTTGAAACTGTTAAAAAAATTGAGGACCTCAACCAAAACACACAAACTTTTGTATGCGAATGTGGAGCGCACCTCTCTTCCCATGATAAATTTTGTGGATCATGCGGACGCAAAATCATTCTACCTACTATAGAAAGCTCAGGGGAAACTACCACATGTGATACGTGTGAAAATCTTGTACCGATAGAAGACTCTTACTGCGGATGCTGCGGTACTAAAGTACAACGATAA
- a CDS encoding cupin domain-containing protein, producing MKVAVLKHMLEDRAVGRAKVLEFDGGVVMNLQLKAGEKVSRHRTPSDAIVHVVAGRVRFGVGEQDVELVPGMLLHMDPQEEHELEALEDASILVMKIGANTVCGS from the coding sequence ATGAAAGTAGCTGTACTGAAACATATGCTGGAGGACAGAGCGGTAGGCCGTGCAAAAGTGCTTGAGTTTGATGGTGGAGTGGTGATGAATCTACAGCTGAAAGCAGGAGAGAAAGTCTCCCGCCATCGTACGCCAAGCGACGCTATCGTGCATGTTGTAGCAGGGCGTGTTCGATTCGGAGTGGGCGAGCAGGATGTAGAGCTTGTACCAGGAATGCTGCTGCATATGGACCCACAGGAAGAGCATGAGCTGGAAGCGCTGGAGGATGCGAGTATACTGGTGATGAAGATCGGCGCTAACACAGTGTGTGGATCGTAA
- the msrB gene encoding peptide-methionine (R)-S-oxide reductase MsrB, translating into MSATGSNRIELATFAGGCFWCMVAPFEEQPGIIKVVSGYTGGHTEHPTYEEVCSDTTGHYEAVQITFEPDVFPYKKLLEIFWKQIDPTDPGGQFHDRGQSYQTAIFYHTEQQQIEAEASKQQLAESGRFDKPIVTAILPAAPFYAAEEYHQGYYKKNPMHYKAYRYGSGRQSFIEQNWNPQKDKALLKQKLTPIQYEVTQNNGTEPPFRNEFWDHKQEGIYVDVVSGEPLFSSLEKFDSGCGWPSFTKPLHEEQIKEKTDFSHFMVRTEVRSKEADSHLGHVFHDGPAPTGLRYCINSAALRFIPKEDLEKEGYGTYSKLFNA; encoded by the coding sequence ATGAGTGCGACAGGAAGTAATCGTATAGAATTGGCAACATTTGCGGGTGGTTGTTTCTGGTGTATGGTAGCACCATTTGAGGAACAACCGGGCATTATAAAGGTGGTATCCGGTTATACGGGTGGTCATACGGAGCATCCAACGTATGAAGAGGTATGCTCAGATACGACAGGCCATTATGAAGCGGTGCAGATTACATTTGAGCCAGATGTATTCCCGTATAAAAAGCTGCTTGAGATCTTCTGGAAGCAGATCGACCCGACGGACCCAGGTGGGCAGTTCCATGATCGTGGCCAGTCGTATCAGACGGCGATCTTTTATCATACTGAGCAGCAACAGATAGAAGCAGAAGCATCGAAGCAGCAGCTTGCGGAAAGCGGGCGGTTTGATAAGCCGATTGTGACGGCGATTCTTCCGGCTGCGCCATTCTATGCAGCCGAGGAGTATCATCAGGGCTATTATAAGAAAAATCCAATGCACTATAAGGCATATCGATATGGTTCAGGACGCCAGTCGTTTATCGAACAAAACTGGAATCCTCAAAAAGACAAAGCATTGCTCAAGCAGAAGCTTACGCCAATACAGTATGAAGTCACACAGAACAATGGAACGGAGCCGCCGTTCCGTAATGAGTTTTGGGATCATAAGCAGGAAGGCATTTATGTAGACGTTGTGTCGGGAGAGCCATTGTTTAGTTCGCTCGAGAAGTTCGATTCCGGTTGTGGCTGGCCAAGTTTTACGAAGCCGCTGCATGAGGAACAGATTAAGGAGAAGACGGACTTCAGTCATTTTATGGTTCGAACGGAAGTACGTAGTAAGGAGGCAGATTCTCATCTTGGTCATGTGTTCCATGATGGACCTGCTCCGACCGGATTACGATACTGTATTAACTCTGCCGCTCTTCGCTTTATTCCAAAGGAAGATCTGGAGAAGGAAGGGTACGGGACGTACAGCAAGCTATTTAACGCATAG
- a CDS encoding peroxiredoxin → MSDFRPTVIGDPFPPLTVKTTLGTIKLPDAYQGKWFILFSHPGDFTPVCTTEFVSFETMRPQFTALNCELIGLSVDQIFSHLKWIEWIRQHLNVNITFPIIADSLGHTARRLGMIHPEHGTATVRSVFIVDDRGVIRLILQYPAEVGRNISEILRAVNALQTVTAQKAAAPANWPCNELIGSHLIVPPADSVQEIVRRNEQCEKQEISCYDWWFCFKNYPS, encoded by the coding sequence ATGTCAGATTTTCGTCCCACTGTTATCGGTGACCCCTTCCCACCTCTCACTGTTAAAACAACACTCGGTACAATCAAACTCCCTGATGCCTACCAAGGAAAATGGTTTATCTTGTTCAGCCATCCAGGCGATTTCACGCCTGTATGTACGACCGAGTTTGTATCATTTGAAACAATGCGCCCACAATTCACTGCCCTGAATTGCGAACTCATTGGTCTTTCTGTTGATCAGATTTTCAGTCATTTGAAATGGATTGAATGGATTCGTCAGCATCTAAATGTGAACATTACCTTTCCGATCATCGCGGATTCTCTTGGACATACTGCACGCCGTCTCGGCATGATCCATCCAGAGCATGGAACGGCTACGGTTCGCTCCGTGTTCATCGTTGATGACCGCGGTGTGATTCGACTTATCCTCCAGTATCCAGCAGAAGTTGGTCGTAATATCTCAGAGATTCTTCGCGCCGTGAACGCTCTGCAAACCGTGACGGCTCAAAAAGCGGCCGCTCCGGCTAACTGGCCGTGTAATGAGTTGATTGGCAGCCACTTGATCGTTCCTCCTGCCGACAGCGTACAGGAAATCGTTAGGCGAAATGAGCAATGTGAAAAACAAGAAATTTCCTGTTATGACTGGTGGTTCTGCTTTAAAAATTATCCTTCGTAA